One stretch of Chroococcidiopsis sp. SAG 2025 DNA includes these proteins:
- a CDS encoding Mu transposase C-terminal domain-containing protein — translation MSMLSDRHRTDAQRWYSASELSGLPGMPAASHNVTRKAKLEGWKSRPRQGRGGGNEYAHYSLPAIAQTALNESNDRGKIAQTALPPTITDRSIATAQSPRRELRPQLKPTINDRTDAWLAILRLYETEIDHAHFKTHLERDVAFVDAYNQRQLELPNWVYAILPKLSRSSLKAKQKLRQTADRITALGGKYGHRRGTGKIDADFDLQAAIKTCLTTGGKHWGASQIYEILQLEFGLEPDRVSLGQLRDWLRRFRLQHPQEWALYLTPDRAKGLVSPAFGSRSQSVFYPNHVWEIDSMRVDINCKTEVAETVQLTRAFVIACVDVFTRRVMLYVTQHSNAEAVCLIIAAAILKWGVPEQIRTDRGKEYLSRRVQRFLANLGVDTEDLRCLPGHPEQKPFVERFNRTFQHRDLVKNPFFLGHNVSDRQTLRSSENRPAIELAMSIDEFQQWCDLWCVKYEQRSHGRPGIGLEGKSPLEVLSEATGQGWIQRTIQNPRELDFLMMAAPGKSAMRKVGRQGISVRGRLYVAAKLSTWIGRYVYVCFDPNEPRTVYVYNSAELTEFICQAVWRQAEDIDLAAIANQARHLYEVLLRSVNQIRKRGKALLHKLASDPYLPIGQTAQSLLQIIQSQIHDYPAIQAITEAIAAADSSSEDLPLAIDLETYHHELQRLEAESEKQAIQQEQQRSHQQQLEELVACWQQQQILPALEPSKLEKLIQHLSLPEGQGFLTAVTISPSEEQRFRDWLTGEAIAPVAIVDCRSLLETALAQWRTQQEMSWEDKQSLLHYIREPEGLGVLRAYTNASEEQHFQTWLEQGQRSSCVSN, via the coding sequence ATGAGTATGCTTAGCGATCGCCATCGAACTGATGCACAACGCTGGTATTCCGCTTCTGAATTGTCCGGGCTTCCTGGAATGCCTGCTGCTTCCCATAATGTCACGCGCAAAGCCAAACTCGAAGGCTGGAAATCACGCCCACGTCAAGGACGCGGGGGCGGCAACGAGTATGCTCATTACAGTCTGCCTGCGATCGCTCAAACTGCGTTGAACGAAAGCAACGATCGAGGGAAGATAGCTCAAACCGCACTGCCTCCAACGATAACAGATCGCTCGATCGCAACAGCCCAATCACCTCGCCGTGAATTAAGACCACAACTGAAACCAACAATCAACGATCGCACCGATGCTTGGTTGGCAATTCTGAGACTGTATGAGACTGAGATCGACCATGCCCATTTCAAAACCCATTTGGAACGAGATGTTGCATTCGTTGATGCTTACAATCAACGACAATTAGAATTACCTAATTGGGTTTATGCGATTCTGCCCAAACTCTCCCGCAGTTCGCTGAAAGCCAAGCAAAAATTACGTCAGACTGCCGATCGAATCACAGCCCTCGGCGGCAAGTATGGTCATCGTCGCGGCACAGGCAAAATTGATGCAGACTTCGATCTTCAAGCTGCAATTAAAACTTGCCTCACCACAGGCGGAAAACATTGGGGCGCAAGCCAAATCTATGAAATCTTGCAGCTTGAATTTGGGTTGGAACCCGATCGGGTTTCACTCGGTCAATTGCGCGATTGGTTACGGCGATTTCGCTTACAACATCCACAGGAGTGGGCATTGTATCTGACTCCAGATCGCGCCAAAGGATTAGTTAGTCCAGCCTTTGGATCGAGATCGCAATCGGTGTTCTACCCGAATCATGTCTGGGAGATTGACTCGATGCGAGTGGACATCAATTGTAAGACGGAAGTGGCTGAAACGGTGCAACTGACTCGCGCCTTTGTCATTGCTTGCGTTGATGTCTTCACTCGCCGTGTGATGTTGTACGTCACCCAACATTCCAATGCGGAAGCCGTTTGCTTGATAATTGCGGCTGCCATTCTGAAGTGGGGCGTTCCCGAACAAATTCGCACGGATCGTGGCAAAGAATATCTCAGTCGTCGCGTTCAACGCTTTCTTGCAAATTTGGGAGTTGATACCGAGGATTTACGCTGCTTACCCGGACATCCCGAACAAAAGCCGTTTGTCGAACGCTTCAATCGCACCTTTCAGCATCGTGATTTAGTCAAAAATCCTTTCTTCTTGGGTCACAATGTCAGCGATCGCCAAACCTTACGATCGTCAGAGAATCGTCCTGCGATTGAACTAGCAATGTCGATCGACGAATTTCAGCAATGGTGCGATCTCTGGTGCGTCAAATATGAGCAGCGATCGCATGGACGACCCGGCATTGGATTGGAAGGTAAATCTCCGCTCGAAGTGCTGTCAGAAGCAACGGGTCAAGGTTGGATACAGCGCACAATTCAAAATCCGCGTGAACTCGACTTCCTGATGATGGCAGCACCTGGGAAATCGGCAATGCGAAAAGTGGGGCGACAGGGCATTTCGGTAAGAGGTCGGCTCTATGTTGCCGCAAAACTATCAACCTGGATTGGTAGATACGTCTATGTTTGCTTCGATCCAAACGAGCCTCGCACTGTCTATGTCTACAACAGTGCCGAGTTAACTGAATTTATCTGCCAAGCTGTGTGGCGACAAGCAGAAGATATCGATCTCGCGGCGATCGCAAATCAAGCTAGACATCTGTATGAAGTTCTGCTGCGCTCCGTGAACCAAATTCGCAAACGAGGAAAAGCCTTGCTGCACAAATTAGCAAGCGATCCGTATCTGCCGATTGGTCAGACAGCTCAATCGCTCTTGCAAATCATTCAATCCCAAATTCACGATTATCCTGCAATTCAAGCCATAACCGAGGCAATCGCGGCAGCTGATTCCTCTTCAGAAGATCTCCCCCTAGCAATCGACCTCGAAACCTATCATCACGAACTACAGCGATTGGAGGCAGAATCTGAAAAACAAGCTATTCAGCAAGAGCAACAGCGATCGCACCAGCAACAACTGGAAGAGTTAGTCGCTTGTTGGCAACAACAGCAAATTCTTCCTGCCCTGGAACCGAGTAAGTTGGAGAAATTAATCCAGCATTTGTCCTTACCTGAAGGACAAGGTTTTCTCACGGCTGTGACGATATCGCCATCAGAAGAACAGCGATTTCGGGATTGGCTCACAGGTGAGGCGATCGCACCCGTTGCGATTGTGGATTGCCGCTCTCTGTTAGAAACTGCTCTTGCCCAATGGCGAACCCAACAAGAGATGTCATGGGAAGACAAACAAAGCCTCCTGCACTACATTAGAGAACCTGAAGGATTAGGAGTGCTGAGAGCGTATACCAACGCTTCAGAAGAGCAGCACTTTCAAACCTGGTTAGAGCAAGGACAACGATCGTCATGCGTCTCGAATTGA
- a CDS encoding SDR family oxidoreductase: MMLLQDRQVVIIGASSGMGLATAKAAAEAGAKVTLAARKQDRLERAAIGIGQGAQAIVADIGDEQAIKSLFAQVGSVDHLVTTAADLTFAPIEQLCGADAQRVVTSKILGPFYAVKHAAPRLSRTGSITFFSGFSAWKPVPHTALIAAVDGALAAFCRSLAVELAPIRVNVIAPGVVETPMWQGVPEEQRKAFLATVSEQLPVGRIGSPADMANAALYLMQNSFITGTVLHVDGGHQLV, encoded by the coding sequence ATGATGCTACTTCAAGATCGACAGGTTGTCATTATTGGAGCAAGTTCTGGAATGGGACTTGCCACAGCAAAAGCGGCGGCTGAAGCAGGCGCAAAAGTAACATTAGCCGCACGAAAGCAAGATAGGCTAGAACGAGCCGCGATCGGAATCGGACAGGGAGCACAAGCGATCGTTGCCGACATTGGCGACGAACAGGCAATCAAATCGCTGTTTGCCCAAGTTGGAAGTGTAGATCATTTAGTCACGACGGCTGCCGACTTGACGTTTGCACCGATCGAGCAACTCTGTGGTGCTGATGCTCAAAGAGTTGTCACCAGCAAGATTCTCGGACCATTCTACGCGGTCAAACACGCTGCGCCTCGCTTGAGCAGGACGGGTTCAATCACTTTCTTTTCGGGTTTTTCAGCCTGGAAACCCGTTCCTCATACTGCGTTGATTGCGGCGGTTGATGGCGCACTGGCTGCTTTTTGTCGCTCACTCGCAGTCGAGCTTGCACCCATTCGCGTCAATGTCATCGCACCTGGCGTTGTTGAAACTCCCATGTGGCAAGGTGTGCCGGAAGAACAGCGGAAAGCGTTTCTTGCAACCGTGAGCGAACAACTTCCCGTTGGCAGAATTGGGTCACCAGCAGATATGGCAAATGCAGCGCTTTATCTGATGCAGAATAGCTTCATTACAGGAACTGTCTTGCATGTGGATGGAGGACATCAACTCGTTTGA
- a CDS encoding alternative oxidase — translation MKVLIRAIVSFFVFVVDVVYGNRSYARFYVLETIARVPYFSYLSVLHLYETLGYWRKADWLKVHFAQTWNELHHLLIMESLGGNRLWIDRFVAEHIAVAYYWIVVPLYMALPKYAYYLMELIENHAYHTYNGYLNEHGAKLKAQPAPQVAIDYYRDGDLYMFEEVQTTLGSTFRHPHVDTLYDVFVNIRDDECEHVKTMVALQQPDARLTFKSPHTLVKVVATSTNDTN, via the coding sequence ATGAAAGTTTTAATTCGAGCGATCGTAAGTTTTTTCGTTTTCGTTGTTGATGTTGTGTATGGCAATCGTTCCTATGCTCGGTTTTATGTGCTAGAAACGATCGCGCGTGTCCCTTACTTTTCCTATCTATCTGTGCTGCATTTGTACGAAACGCTGGGTTACTGGCGCAAAGCAGACTGGTTGAAAGTTCACTTTGCCCAAACCTGGAACGAACTGCATCATCTATTAATCATGGAATCGCTCGGCGGCAATCGACTGTGGATCGATCGCTTTGTTGCGGAACACATTGCAGTTGCATACTATTGGATTGTCGTGCCGCTCTACATGGCGTTACCTAAGTATGCCTATTACTTGATGGAACTGATCGAGAATCATGCTTATCACACCTACAATGGCTACTTGAACGAACATGGAGCAAAACTGAAAGCGCAACCTGCTCCCCAAGTTGCAATCGACTACTACCGAGATGGCGATCTTTATATGTTTGAAGAAGTTCAGACGACACTCGGTTCCACCTTTCGCCATCCTCATGTCGATACTCTCTATGACGTATTTGTCAACATTCGTGATGATGAATGTGAACACGTAAAAACGATGGTGGCACTTCAGCAACCGGATGCGCGACTCACTTTCAAAAGTCCTCATACTTTAGTAAAAGTGGTTGCAACTAGCACAAATGACACAAATTGA
- a CDS encoding cupin domain-containing protein: MKQSADFFVRNAVTETTRSYMGSLMSFLVTSAETENRFFLLELRMRPGNEPPPHLHYDQDEVYYILEGELEVYCMGEVRTVRAGETIFLPRNQAHAFYYLSPTLRFLALLQPGGPDGYGLDGYFEAMSSPSTSMELPESAITYALSDPAPAIALAAKYGVKMLTPEETAELLPHYPGFGVPRKSRSH; the protein is encoded by the coding sequence ATGAAACAGTCAGCAGATTTCTTCGTTCGTAACGCGGTCACGGAGACCACCCGGTCCTACATGGGCAGTCTCATGTCTTTTCTGGTGACATCCGCAGAGACCGAAAACCGCTTCTTTCTTCTGGAGCTTCGGATGAGACCGGGAAATGAGCCGCCGCCCCATCTCCACTATGACCAGGATGAGGTGTATTACATTCTAGAAGGCGAACTGGAGGTGTACTGCATGGGCGAAGTCCGGACGGTGCGGGCAGGCGAAACGATCTTCCTTCCTCGGAACCAGGCGCACGCGTTCTACTACTTGTCGCCCACCCTCCGGTTCCTCGCCCTGTTGCAACCAGGCGGTCCAGACGGGTACGGTCTGGACGGGTATTTTGAAGCGATGTCGAGTCCGTCCACCAGCATGGAACTACCGGAGAGCGCGATCACATATGCGCTCTCCGATCCAGCCCCCGCCATCGCGCTGGCTGCCAAGTACGGAGTCAAGATGCTGACCCCGGAAGAAACGGCGGAACTGTTGCCCCACTACCCCGGCTTCGGGGTACCACGAAAGAGCCGGAGTCATTAA
- a CDS encoding SDR family oxidoreductase, whose product MKLENKVALITGATSGIGKATAKAFSVAGAKVVFSGRREPEGKATEAQLRDAGIDCLFVQSDVSNEAEIKALVQTTVEKFGKLDCAFNNASIEALPKPLHEQSLEDFDKLMAINTRGLFLCMKYEIQQMLTQGAGAIVNTSAIAGLIAFPGISPYVASKHAVVGLTRAAALDYAKQGIRINAVNPGAIATELFARSIDRVGITADDFASMVPMGRIGQAEEVAQTVVFLCSDAASYITGQPLVIDGGFTVS is encoded by the coding sequence ATGAAACTTGAAAATAAAGTGGCTTTGATTACGGGAGCAACTTCAGGAATTGGAAAGGCAACCGCTAAAGCATTCAGTGTTGCAGGAGCTAAAGTGGTTTTCTCAGGACGACGCGAACCAGAAGGTAAAGCAACGGAAGCTCAGCTACGAGATGCTGGCATTGATTGTTTATTTGTGCAATCGGATGTCTCAAACGAAGCCGAGATAAAAGCACTTGTGCAAACCACAGTCGAGAAGTTTGGGAAACTCGACTGTGCCTTCAATAACGCGAGTATAGAGGCACTTCCAAAACCCCTGCACGAGCAATCGCTCGAAGACTTTGACAAACTGATGGCGATTAACACACGGGGACTGTTCTTGTGCATGAAATATGAAATTCAGCAAATGCTGACTCAAGGAGCTGGGGCGATCGTCAATACCTCCGCGATCGCAGGGTTGATTGCGTTTCCAGGAATATCTCCGTATGTCGCGAGTAAACATGCCGTCGTGGGGCTAACGCGAGCGGCAGCACTCGACTATGCCAAGCAGGGCATTCGGATTAATGCGGTTAACCCTGGCGCTATTGCGACTGAGTTGTTTGCTCGTAGCATTGACCGGGTGGGCATCACAGCGGATGATTTCGCATCTATGGTGCCAATGGGACGCATAGGACAGGCAGAAGAAGTTGCTCAAACAGTTGTTTTTCTCTGCTCTGATGCTGCCAGCTACATCACTGGACAACCGTTGGTTATCGATGGCGGATTCACAGTGAGTTGA
- a CDS encoding FAD-binding oxidoreductase, which produces MTITPSQNKTLFDDLAALLTGQLILPDDAAYESVRQLWNGRVKTRPAAIARCLTVEDVIHTVRWTREHGLPLSVRGAGHEIFGRSLRENGIVIDLSQMKTITVDPVARTAQVQSGVTAGELIGAAEKYGLATTTGTVSSVGMTGLTLGGGYGSLLGAYGLAADNLLSAQVVTADGQLITASAEEHSDLLWGLRGGGGNFGVVVSLEYRLHSLTTVLSGMLLYPLEQARTVLRKFNEFITTAPDELTIRSGFLQTPDGATALFLSPTYCGAIAAGEQIVAPLRTFGSLLVEQIQPVTYNDLIHQLDVFTPAGRHYYLQTRSLAGLQTETIDVLIEQGLPLPSPFSTINIHHFHGVASRVGVSETAFALRQDHLMIEIIAAWETQSPDEEQRHLQWAQHISRSLAPYAFKGGYINLLDREEQERVPFAFGSNYERLLDLKRRYDPDDIFHSTIGHLTP; this is translated from the coding sequence ATGACAATTACGCCTAGTCAGAATAAAACATTGTTCGACGATCTCGCAGCACTGCTCACAGGACAACTTATTTTGCCGGATGACGCGGCCTATGAATCGGTGCGCCAACTCTGGAATGGCAGGGTGAAGACCCGACCCGCTGCGATCGCTCGTTGTTTAACTGTAGAAGATGTTATTCATACGGTTCGCTGGACGCGAGAACATGGATTACCACTTTCGGTTCGAGGAGCAGGACACGAAATTTTTGGGCGATCGCTGCGTGAGAATGGCATAGTAATCGATCTATCTCAGATGAAAACTATTACCGTCGATCCAGTTGCACGCACAGCCCAAGTTCAAAGTGGAGTAACGGCTGGTGAACTGATCGGAGCAGCAGAAAAATACGGATTAGCGACGACTACAGGAACCGTCTCTAGCGTTGGTATGACAGGACTGACTTTAGGAGGAGGCTATGGCTCGCTGCTCGGGGCTTACGGACTAGCTGCCGATAACCTACTATCCGCACAGGTCGTAACCGCCGACGGGCAACTTATCACCGCAAGTGCCGAAGAGCATTCAGACTTGCTTTGGGGACTGCGGGGTGGGGGTGGTAACTTTGGCGTTGTGGTTTCCCTGGAGTATCGTCTGCATTCACTTACGACAGTACTATCGGGGATGCTGCTCTATCCGCTAGAGCAAGCTAGAACCGTGCTCCGCAAGTTTAACGAGTTTATCACCACTGCACCCGATGAATTAACCATCCGGTCTGGATTTCTTCAAACACCCGATGGCGCAACGGCTCTGTTTCTCTCACCCACCTATTGTGGTGCGATCGCAGCAGGTGAGCAGATCGTTGCACCCCTGCGTACCTTTGGTAGTCTGCTGGTCGAGCAGATACAACCCGTTACATATAATGACCTGATTCATCAGTTGGATGTGTTTACCCCAGCAGGTCGCCACTACTACCTTCAAACTCGATCGCTAGCTGGTTTGCAGACTGAGACGATCGATGTGCTGATCGAACAAGGACTGCCCCTTCCTTCCCCGTTTTCGACAATCAACATTCATCACTTTCATGGAGTCGCGAGTCGTGTGGGTGTATCCGAAACTGCTTTTGCGCTGCGTCAGGATCACCTCATGATTGAGATAATCGCCGCCTGGGAAACCCAGTCTCCCGACGAAGAGCAACGGCATCTCCAATGGGCACAGCACATCTCACGCTCCCTTGCACCCTATGCCTTCAAAGGGGGATATATCAATCTCCTGGATCGGGAAGAGCAGGAACGTGTTCCGTTCGCTTTCGGGTCGAACTATGAGCGCTTGCTCGACCTCAAGCGGAGATATGACCCAGATGATATCTTTCATTCGACGATCGGACATCTTACACCCTAA
- a CDS encoding AraC family transcriptional regulator — translation MLKIEVESLTQVLVIHLLRHYSIFAPTITSQNRNLTHTQLQQAIDYIQTHLNRDLSLAELASVICISPTYFASLFKQAMGISPHQYVIQQRVERAKLMLLKTDLAIAEIALQVGFSSQSHLTQQFKRVTGLTPKQVRPSP, via the coding sequence ATGCTGAAAATAGAAGTTGAATCATTGACCCAAGTATTAGTAATTCATTTGCTGCGCCACTATTCCATTTTCGCGCCGACCATTACATCACAGAACAGAAACTTAACTCATACTCAACTGCAACAAGCGATCGACTATATTCAAACTCACCTGAATCGAGATTTATCCTTGGCTGAACTGGCAAGCGTTATCTGTATCAGCCCAACTTACTTCGCGAGTTTATTCAAACAGGCGATGGGAATTTCGCCGCATCAGTATGTGATTCAACAACGTGTGGAACGGGCAAAGTTGATGCTGTTGAAAACGGATTTGGCGATCGCAGAGATTGCCTTACAAGTAGGCTTTTCCAGTCAAAGTCATTTGACGCAACAGTTTAAGCGAGTCACCGGACTAACACCTAAGCAAGTTCGCCCTTCACCATAA
- a CDS encoding alpha/beta fold hydrolase has protein sequence MSKTKPSIVLVHGSWADGTSWQHVIPLLIQAGYNVTAVQNPLISLPDDIAITKRAIDAQPEPVVAVGHSYGGAVITGAAVGSPQVKALVYIAGWALTPGDSISQLIGKYPPPPLVTAIVPDAGGFLYIDREKFHEVFAHDVSTAEAQVLAVAQKPAASITFEQSVESAAWQTIPSWYLLAQEDRAINPELQRFMASRIGAKITEIEASHVSYISRSREVANLILEAASSAVE, from the coding sequence ATGTCCAAAACCAAACCTTCGATCGTTCTGGTTCATGGTAGCTGGGCGGATGGTACATCCTGGCAGCATGTTATCCCACTTCTGATACAGGCTGGCTATAACGTGACCGCTGTGCAAAACCCGCTGATTTCTCTTCCAGATGATATTGCCATCACCAAGCGGGCGATCGATGCCCAGCCGGAACCTGTTGTTGCAGTCGGTCACTCCTACGGTGGAGCCGTAATCACGGGCGCGGCGGTTGGCAGCCCGCAAGTGAAAGCCTTGGTTTATATCGCGGGTTGGGCATTAACACCAGGCGACAGCATTAGCCAGTTAATTGGCAAATACCCGCCCCCTCCACTTGTCACAGCAATTGTCCCAGATGCAGGAGGCTTTCTTTACATCGATCGCGAGAAGTTTCACGAGGTCTTTGCTCATGACGTATCGACAGCCGAAGCGCAGGTGCTGGCAGTGGCACAAAAGCCTGCCGCTAGCATCACGTTTGAGCAATCGGTGGAAAGCGCAGCTTGGCAGACCATTCCCTCATGGTATCTCTTAGCTCAGGAAGACCGAGCCATTAACCCTGAGCTTCAGCGATTCATGGCAAGCCGAATCGGTGCCAAAATAACTGAGATTGAAGCAAGCCACGTGTCCTATATCTCTCGTTCCAGAGAGGTTGCCAATTTGATTCTTGAAGCAGCAAGCTCTGCTGTGGAGTAA
- a CDS encoding helix-turn-helix domain-containing protein gives MPKSAPKPLTLDETARQQLKQLVARHRTPQQIAMRAEIILLADEGYNHREIASRLNISRDMARLWRERWLTLSEKDLPVEERLQDAERPGTPATFSLEQMLQLFALACDKPETYGRPISHWTPRELADELVKQGIVERISPRHVGRLLEEATLKPHQSGYWLNPPPTLRSTTKSPSSAIPT, from the coding sequence TTGCCGAAATCAGCCCCTAAACCTCTGACGTTAGATGAAACCGCACGTCAACAACTCAAACAATTAGTAGCTCGACATCGCACCCCCCAACAAATCGCCATGAGAGCCGAAATCATTCTGCTGGCAGACGAGGGATACAATCACAGGGAGATTGCCAGCAGGCTGAATATCAGTCGGGACATGGCAAGGTTATGGCGAGAACGATGGTTAACCTTAAGCGAGAAAGATTTGCCTGTAGAGGAACGGTTGCAGGATGCGGAACGTCCGGGAACCCCTGCAACATTTAGCCTGGAACAAATGCTGCAATTGTTTGCTTTAGCCTGTGACAAGCCAGAAACCTACGGGCGACCCATCAGTCATTGGACACCGAGAGAACTGGCAGATGAACTGGTCAAACAGGGAATTGTAGAGCGGATCTCGCCTCGGCATGTGGGACGATTATTAGAGGAAGCGACGCTCAAACCACATCAGTCCGGTTACTGGTTGAATCCCCCCCCGACCCTGCGTTCGACGACAAAGTCACCGTCATCTGCGATACCTACTTGA
- a CDS encoding AAA family ATPase: MRYKIVTTKNIVSLSSGFQESQRREPGIPRMGLIYAPTGFGKTTAAAWLVNRENGIYVRAVSLWSPTTMLMAILAELSIAPPRFPAQMLQAIVAQMKLSQRPLFIDEADYLLHNPRMIDAARDIHDRAELPVWLVGSQKLEKQIAQRKIVAGRISQWVKFSPCDLEDTQRLAKELCLVEVQVDLLERLHQAAKGSIRSIAVGLSRIEAFAKVQRWNEIDAKQWAERPFFFTRQVDYQEE, translated from the coding sequence ATGCGATATAAGATTGTCACTACGAAGAATATTGTCAGTTTATCGAGCGGCTTTCAAGAATCCCAAAGACGCGAACCAGGGATTCCTAGGATGGGCTTGATTTATGCTCCAACTGGCTTTGGTAAAACCACCGCAGCAGCTTGGCTGGTGAATCGGGAGAACGGCATTTACGTGCGGGCAGTCTCATTATGGTCGCCCACCACAATGCTAATGGCGATTCTAGCAGAATTATCCATCGCACCCCCTCGCTTTCCAGCCCAAATGTTGCAGGCGATCGTCGCTCAAATGAAGCTGAGCCAACGCCCGCTATTTATTGATGAAGCCGATTATTTGTTGCACAATCCGCGCATGATCGATGCAGCACGCGACATTCACGATCGAGCCGAACTTCCCGTGTGGCTGGTTGGTTCGCAGAAACTGGAAAAACAGATTGCTCAGCGCAAAATTGTCGCAGGACGGATCTCCCAGTGGGTTAAATTTTCGCCCTGTGACTTGGAAGACACCCAACGGTTAGCCAAGGAACTGTGTTTAGTCGAGGTGCAAGTTGACCTGCTCGAACGATTGCACCAAGCTGCTAAAGGTAGTATTCGCTCGATCGCAGTCGGACTCAGTCGCATCGAAGCATTTGCCAAAGTGCAGCGGTGGAACGAGATCGATGCCAAACAGTGGGCGGAACGCCCATTCTTTTTCACGCGGCAAGTAGACTATCAGGAGGAGTAG
- a CDS encoding cupin domain-containing protein, producing the protein MTQSFWFFGSYLTILADRTTTEGKYDLLEGYFPPGSQTPLHRHTRYSEQLYVLEGEFTVWAGENKLVLNTGESFLISVGTPHVVAVVGDRPAHGLVVAAPSAFARLIAAVGTQNQTEKPDMALFDRVSAEIGDEILGPPGTLPSAATKT; encoded by the coding sequence ATGACACAATCTTTTTGGTTTTTTGGTTCTTACCTGACTATCCTTGCCGATCGCACTACGACCGAAGGTAAATACGATCTGCTCGAAGGCTACTTTCCACCTGGCTCACAGACTCCTCTCCATCGCCACACACGCTATTCTGAACAGCTATACGTGCTGGAAGGAGAGTTCACGGTCTGGGCAGGTGAGAACAAGCTGGTACTCAACACTGGTGAAAGCTTCCTGATTTCGGTTGGTACACCTCACGTCGTCGCCGTAGTTGGCGATCGACCCGCTCATGGGTTGGTTGTTGCTGCGCCCAGTGCCTTTGCTCGATTGATTGCCGCAGTGGGAACGCAGAATCAGACAGAAAAACCGGATATGGCGCTGTTCGATCGCGTTTCTGCTGAGATTGGCGACGAGATTTTGGGACCACCTGGAACCTTACCCTCCGCTGCTACAAAAACGTAG
- a CDS encoding cupin domain-containing protein, translated as MMEQVQSASPKAYKRTSALDSSMFYMGSLMSFLAEGEDTGGRFALMEYQAKPGNEPPPHVHDWEHELYYVLEGEMEFYCEDKVLVAHAGETIFLPQGKPHAFYIRSPHLRTLILVQAVGEHAVGLDRYFIEMAEPATSMSLPTEAVTYMTDDPSHAIRLGAANGIRFLSPEETAKLLPQYPGFAVPRSRSH; from the coding sequence ATGATGGAACAAGTTCAATCGGCATCACCAAAAGCATACAAGCGCACCTCTGCGCTCGACTCGTCCATGTTTTACATGGGAAGTCTTATGTCCTTCCTTGCCGAAGGCGAGGACACTGGGGGGCGCTTTGCCCTGATGGAGTACCAGGCGAAACCTGGTAATGAACCGCCTCCTCATGTTCATGACTGGGAGCATGAGTTGTATTACGTGCTTGAGGGCGAGATGGAGTTCTACTGCGAAGACAAGGTTTTAGTGGCACATGCAGGGGAAACAATCTTCTTACCTCAAGGCAAGCCGCACGCTTTTTATATCCGCTCCCCGCACCTCCGAACATTGATCCTGGTTCAAGCGGTAGGTGAGCACGCGGTTGGGCTGGATCGCTACTTCATCGAAATGGCTGAACCTGCAACAAGCATGAGCCTTCCCACTGAGGCGGTCACCTATATGACGGACGATCCTAGCCATGCCATCCGCTTGGGTGCTGCCAACGGTATTCGTTTCCTGTCGCCGGAAGAAACGGCGAAACTGTTGCCTCAGTACCCCGGCTTCGCGGTACCGCGAAGCCGGAGTCATTAA